The DNA window CCGACACCAACGCTATTTTCAAGACTTCTCTCCGCCGCTGGCACGCCAACCATAGCCAATACCTTAGCTGTGCTGGTATGGGGATCTCCGGGAGCAATGGCGAACCAACCGTTGTCCCAATGAGCACTACCCGCCGCCACCATCATGGTCACCATCAGCGGGATGGCCACCAACCGAGTAGCCAAACCCACCAGCAGAGCCAGGCCGCCAATCAATTCTGCACTGGCGGCGAGCAGTACCATTAAAGCGGGGGCAGGTAGCCCCAAGCCCCAATCGGGGTTACCAAACCAAGCCACCATATCGTCCCAGTTGGCAAATTTATGCAGACCGACACCAATAAAGATCGGCGCCAGATAGAGCCGCAGAGCGAGGGGCCCGAGCCAATCAATATATTTGAGTTTTGAAAGGAAGAGGTTGTACCAGATAACCCACTGTTGCATGTTCATCACTCCTTGATTTTATTGTTACAGATTATGTCAGTGAAAAATTAGATTGCCCCTCGAGGAAAAAATTCCCACCTTCCTATGAGTTAGCATATATTCCGCGAATAGGCTTTGTTTTCCCTCGCTTTGCGCCGTCCATTAAACGAGAATGAAGTCTTAAATTACTCCGTGCCAAACATGCCCATCGACAATCCCAATCGGTCCACACAACTCAGCCATGCGAAGCAGTTATGGTCCCTCGCCGGGCCGCTGATTTTCGGTCAGGTGGCTGTGGTGGGCATGACCGTCACCGATATTTATATGGCCGGCCAAATCAGCGCCGACGAGTTAGCAGCGGTACAGCTGGGTGGTAGTATCTGGGCGGTAATCAATCTAATTGTGATCGGCATTATGCTCGGCAATAGCCCGATTATCGGCAACCACTGGGGTGCCGGCAATAAGCACCTAGTGCGCTTCCAATTTCAGCAGGCACTGTGGTTAGCTGTGCCTGTTGGCATAGTGGTGAACTGCGGCATTCTGTTCGGCATTTACATCCTCGGTCAGCTAGACATTCCCGCGGAAGTCTATGATGTCGGCCGCCGCTATATGCTGCCATTTTTGATTACCGGACTCATGTTTCCAGCATTCTTTGTCTTCCGCACGACCTTTGAGGGCATGGGTGATATTCGACCGGTTATGGTATTTAACGGCGCTGCATTTTTGCTCAATATTGTTCTCGACTATGTGCTGGTATTTGGCAAGCTAGGGGTGCCGGCAATGGGCGGCGCCGGCGCTGGTTGGGCTACGGCCATTGTCATGACCT is part of the SAR92 clade bacterium H455 genome and encodes:
- a CDS encoding DoxX family protein codes for the protein MQQWVIWYNLFLSKLKYIDWLGPLALRLYLAPIFIGVGLHKFANWDDMVAWFGNPDWGLGLPAPALMVLLAASAELIGGLALLVGLATRLVAIPLMVTMMVAAGSAHWDNGWFAIAPGDPHTSTAKVLAMVGVPAAERSLENSVGVGERLGAAKALLKRHGNYSWLTEKGGLVILNNGIEFAATYFIMLLMLLFTGPGRWFSLDYWIARRVGPNKL